The genomic interval TCCCTTCGTGCCTTTGTGGTTAAACGGTTTTCGCTTCCCGACGCGGAATCTCTATTTTGGCGAACTCAGCCTCAAGGTCCAAAAGAAGCGCATCTGCCACCTCTTCGGGCGCGCCGTCGCGTTGAATCCAATCCCCGCGTTTGTATTGACTCGCGTAATCCGATGTGGAGGTGAGTCCCTCCGCCATCGCGTACGCGTCGATTTTGTTTTGGATCTTGTCTGAAAGTTGTTTCTTGATCGTGCGCCCATCGCCCTCGACGGTGATGGATTGGGGGATGTGCTTCCAGTACATGATGCGATATTTAGCCATGTGAACCTTTGCGGAATTATATATAATCTATCCGCCTATTCTACGGTAGGTTATCAGTGTGGTCAATGGCTTCTGTATCGTGTCAGAGCTAATGAACACGATTTTCTTTTTGAGCATGCAAACTACCATAAGAGATAACAAAATGAGCGGACGATTTGTCCGCTCACTCTGATGACTGATCACTGATTACTTTCTCGCTGTTACGAGTACGCCATCTCCGGCGCCCGTTGCTTCTTCATCTTCTTCAGCAACTTCGCGGCGATCATGTTGTCGCGTCGGTTCTGCGCGGAGCGGATGATCAACTTCATGAACTTGTGATGGTTGTACGATTTATCGTTCATCAATGAGAAATCGGCCGAGCCGGGTTCCTCGGGCGAATAGAAGATTCCGCAGTTTGGGTTGATCTCCAACATGTACAGCGTGCCGTCTGCCGCCATGCGATAGTCGCAACGCGCATATCCGTTTCCGTTCATCGCTTTGAACAAGCGCGCGGTTTGTTCACGCAACGTTTTTTCGATGCGCCTATCGGTCACCGCCGCCACCGACATCTTCTCGTAATCCACCCATTTCATGTCGTAATGCTTGAATGACTCGCCGTCGGGGAAAATAAATTCCACAGGTTTGAAGGTGATCGGGTTGTTCGCATCGTCGGGATTTTCCGCAACGAGACACGTGAACTCGCGTCCTTCGATGAACTCTTCCAACAGCGCGCGACCGAACACCTCGATCTCGCGTCCTACTTGGACTTTGAGCTGGTCCACATCCTCACAGCGTGACTCGCGCGTGATACCGACGCTCGCATACCCGTGAGGCGGCTTGACCAGCACCGGGAAGCGCAAACGCTTGGCGACGCGTTCCACATCTTCGACTCGGTCCACCATCACCCAATTCGGCGCGGGGACGTTCGATTTCTTGGCATAGGCTTTCATCTCCTGCCGCGAGGGATCGAAGAATTTCGAATCGGCGCCGGTGAATGCCACGCCGAGTTTTTCCATCAGCGTGACAAGACCGATTCCCGAGAGCGGGTCGTCGGGCGTGCCGTCTACGAGATTCACAAACACATCCACGCCTTCGTCCATCAATTCGCGGATCTGTTTTTCCACGCCTTTCGGGCGCATCGGATGATGTTTCCATTTGAATCCATTCATGTGAGGGGATGGATCGTAGGGCTTGTCGTTCGGATCATCCGGCAGGCTTGATAACACACAGAGATACATGTCGAGTCCTTTTCTTTTGCGATCGATCAAGTTGTTCGTGTCTGTTGCTGGCGTTTTCTTGATCGCGTTGTTTGATTCATCATTGTTATCTTTGTTGATCGATATTGATTCAAAGTTAACTTCATTGAATCGTATGATGATGAACCATAACAATATAGATTGTATATCTATTATTCGTTTTATGTAAAGGGTTATCGAGCATGAAATTGTTTAAAATATTGTAAGTCTTTTGTGATGTTGTCATGTGTAAGCGCATTGATCAATAAAAAGAAATGGTATATGATTCGATTCCGCTGTGTTCAACATAATGTCGAAATAAAAACCGCCGCGCAATTTGCGCGGCGGTCATTTTTGCAAATGAATAGTTTGATCGTTTCGAAACCGACGAAGATATTCTTTGCCGTGTCAACAATCAACCAAGTCAATTGTTCATCGCCTATCGTTCGACTCTTTTTGACATCAAGATATCGGGTTTGCCTCTTCCGTTCGCATCGGGCATCACGCCGGTGATCACGAATCCCATCTTTTGATAGAACTCGAACGGATGACCTTTGATGTTCCTGATGTTCTTGACTTGATCCCAAAGATTTTCATAGAGATCAACATTGGATAACGAAGTCATATTATTTTCATCGTCCGACCCAAGCGTGATCGTCAACCCGCCTCTCTCGCGGACCCGCGACTCGAAGTCTTTCACCAAAGCCCTGCCTATGCCTTTACCTTGTTCCGATGGCTGAACCGCCAGCGGATGCAGTTCCCACACATGACCGTCGTATTGCGGGATGCCGCCG from Candidatus Defluviilinea gracilis carries:
- a CDS encoding ATP-grasp domain-containing protein, which produces MLWFIIIRFNEVNFESISINKDNNDESNNAIKKTPATDTNNLIDRKRKGLDMYLCVLSSLPDDPNDKPYDPSPHMNGFKWKHHPMRPKGVEKQIRELMDEGVDVFVNLVDGTPDDPLSGIGLVTLMEKLGVAFTGADSKFFDPSRQEMKAYAKKSNVPAPNWVMVDRVEDVERVAKRLRFPVLVKPPHGYASVGITRESRCEDVDQLKVQVGREIEVFGRALLEEFIEGREFTCLVAENPDDANNPITFKPVEFIFPDGESFKHYDMKWVDYEKMSVAAVTDRRIEKTLREQTARLFKAMNGNGYARCDYRMAADGTLYMLEINPNCGIFYSPEEPGSADFSLMNDKSYNHHKFMKLIIRSAQNRRDNMIAAKLLKKMKKQRAPEMAYS
- a CDS encoding virulence factor; its protein translation is MAKYRIMYWKHIPQSITVEGDGRTIKKQLSDKIQNKIDAYAMAEGLTSTSDYASQYKRGDWIQRDGAPEEVADALLLDLEAEFAKIEIPRREAKTV
- a CDS encoding GNAT family N-acetyltransferase, whose translation is MPSNMNIITPQSTDRKFIQQAAQLLVDAFREHWPDAWPTMEDGLEEANELFEEGNICRAAVGNDGNLLGFIGGIPQYDGHVWELHPLAVQPSEQGKGIGRALVKDFESRVRERGGLTITLGSDDENNMTSLSNVDLYENLWDQVKNIRNIKGHPFEFYQKMGFVITGVMPDANGRGKPDILMSKRVER